A region from the Rosa rugosa chromosome 6, drRosRugo1.1, whole genome shotgun sequence genome encodes:
- the LOC133715800 gene encoding mechanosensitive ion channel protein 10-like has product MEFQKSNTDHVVVSIDQPSPKLNQSPQADSIPQSPQSKSKTLRRLNFSKPRSRFEENKHPVTPRTILQSEEHEPLNTNEDNYSSSSDDEEWFENEEDDQEEEGNKRKQGNKRKRKMNKRALIEWTLFLIIMTCLVCSLTADSLKHEMKWGLQVWKWCLMVLVMFCGRLVSGWVVGFIVFLIERNFMLREKVLYFVFGLRKSFQNCAWLALVLVAWVIMFPHVDKQSKVLKKVFRALIAVLIGATIWLLKIVFVKVLASSFHVATFFDRMKESVFHHFILDALSGPPMDLEEREHLSQRRLQASKTLPARLRRDKSSQLTKSRSCKQDGSRRIDMEKLKKLSMPGRATAWSVKRLVSYVRSSGLSTMVSSTMDDFGNTESEITSEWEARNSAQRIFKNVAKSGAKYIEEEDLLRFLKNDEIHTIFPLFEGATETGRITKSSFRNWVVHAYIERKALAHSLNDTKTAVQQLHKLASAVVIVIITVVSLLVMGLATTKVIFVVTSQLLLVGFMFQNMCKTMFESIIFVFVMHPFDVGDRCVVDGVQMIVEEMNILTTVFLRYDNEKIYYPNSVLLTKPISNFRRSPDMGDSVDFTIDVSTPVDDVTALKKAIQSYIESKPKHWNPKHSVIVKDIVNVDKMKMLLCVQHTMNHQNYGEKSVRRSELVFELKRIFQNLGIKYHLLPQEVNIPQFNKSTGSPTMPC; this is encoded by the exons ATGGAGTTCCAAAAGAGCAATACAGACCATGTGGTAGTAAGCATAGACCAACCAAGCCCCAAACTCAACCAGTCACCCCAAGCAGACTCAATCCCACAATCACCACAGTCAAAATCCAAAACCCTTAGACGCCTCAACTTTTCCAAACCCCGGTCACGGTTCGAGGAGAATAAGCATCCTGTGACACCAAGAACCATTCTCCAATCCGAAGAACACGAGCCCTTAAACACTAACGAAGACAACTACTCGTCCTCATCAGATGATGAAGAATGGTTCGAAAATGAAGAAGACGACCAAGAAGAAGAGGGAAACAAACGCAAGCAAGGgaacaaaaggaagagaaagatGAACAAGAGAGCTCTGATAGAGTGGACTTTGTTTCTCATAATAATGACTTGCTTGGTATGTTCCCTGACTGCAGATTCCCTTAAACACGAAATGAAATGGGGTTTGCAGGTATGGAAATGGTGCCTAATGGTTTTGGTTATGTTTTGTGGGCGCTTAGTCTCGGGTTGGGTCGTGGGGTTCATTGTCTTTCTTATAGAGAGAAACTTCATGCTTAGAGAAAAAGTACTCTACTTTGTGTTTGGTCTGCGCAAGAGTTTCCAAAATTGTGCTTGGCTAGCCCTAGTTTTAGTGGCTTGGGTGATCATGTTCCCTCATGTCGACAAACaaagcaaggttctaaaaaaagTGTTTCGAGCCCTCATTGCGGTGCTGATCGGCGCCACGATTTGGTTGCTAAAGATCGTTTTTGTCAAGGTGTTGGCCTCTTCATTTCACGTAGCTACATTCTTTGACCGTATGAAAGAGAGTGTATTCCACCACTTCATTTTGGATGCCCTGTCCGGGCCGCCAATGGATCTGGAGGAGAGGGAGCACCTTTCGCAGCGTCGTTTGCAGGCGTCCAAGACATTGCCGGCCAGGTTGAGGAGGGATAAGTCTAGCCAGTTGACCAAGTCGAGGTCTTGTAAGCAAGATGGGTCGAGGAGGATTGACATGGAGAAGCTCAAGAAGTTGAGCATGCCGGGTAGGGCGACGGCGTGGAGTGTGAAGAGGCTGGTGAGCTATGTCAGGTCTTCAGGTTTGTCGACAATGGTTTCAAGTACGATGGATGATTTCGGCAATACGGAATCGGAGATTACGAGTGAATGGGAGGCGAGGAACAGTGCTCAAAGAATATTCAAGAATGTTGCCAAGTCTGGTGCCAA ATACATAGAAGAGGAAGATTTACTACGGTTCTTGAAGAATGATGAAATTCACACCATATTCCCTCTCTTTGAAGGAGCAACTGAAACTGGTAGAATAACAAAGTCTTCCTTCAGAAATTGGGTG GTACATGCCTACATTGAGCGCAAAGCATTGGCTCATTCTTTGAATGATACCAAGACCGCTGTCCAACAACTTCACAAGCTGGCGAGTGCAGTTGTGATTGTGATTATAACTGTGGTGAGCCTTTTGGTCATGGGTTTGGCCACAACTAAGGTTATCTTTGTGGTCACTTCTCAGTTGCTGCTCGTAGGCTTCATGTTTCAAAACATGTGCAAAACTATGTTTGAGTCCATCATTTTTGTGTTTGTGATGCACCCGTTCGATGTCGGTGATCGTTGCGTCGTCGATGGCGTACAG ATGATTGTGGAAGAGATGAACATATTGACAACAGTTTTCTTAAGATATGATAATGAGAAAATATATTACCCGAATTCTGTGCTTCTTACAAAGCCTATTAGCAATTTCAGAAGAAGCCCAGACATGGGTGACAGTGTTGATTTCACCATTGATGTCTCTACTCCAGTTGACGATGTTACTGCACTCAAGAAGGCTATACAATC ATATATTGAGAGCAAACCAAAGCATTGGAACCCGAAACACTCGGTGATAGTGAAGGACATTGTGAATGTGGACAAGATGAAAATGTTGCTATGTGTTCAACATACGATGAACCATCAAAACTATGGGGAAAAGAGTGTTCGAAGATCAGAGCTGGTGTTTGAATTGAAGAGGATATTCCAAAACCTTGGCATTAAGtaccatcttcttcctcaagaaGTAAATATTCCACAATTCAACAAAAGCACCGGGTCGCCCACAATGCcttgttaa